From the Sphingomonas suaedae genome, one window contains:
- a CDS encoding glycosyltransferase, whose amino-acid sequence MRIVDVNEYYSPTGGGVRTYLDRKMRIMAELGHELIVIAPWDENRIEDRPDGGRIYWVKAPPLILDRNYWLYNDGSEVLRLLDQLKPDVVENCSPWRPAWFVGDWQGDALKVFFAHNDNMGAYPHRWLEGLASPARIERMFSWYTRYMDKFLGKYDAFVTNGPALAKRYRKRGLHVDAAMPLGIDRNHFSPTLRDEALRASMLAQLDLPPDGHLLIGLGRHHKEKRWSMVIDAVQRAGTTLPVGLMLLGQGPQSEALERQIGGNSHIRLFRPVYDRERFSRILASADALIHGSDQEPFGLVACEALASGLPLIVPDEGGCAEVADPLFAETYRARDARSCAAAIRRLFAREPAILRAATRHAAGQVLSDHDHAVALIELYSELLAERAGGVERRQRA is encoded by the coding sequence ATGCGCATCGTCGACGTCAACGAATATTATTCGCCCACGGGCGGGGGCGTGCGCACCTATCTCGACCGCAAGATGCGGATCATGGCCGAGCTTGGCCATGAACTCATCGTCATCGCCCCCTGGGACGAGAACAGAATCGAGGACCGGCCCGATGGGGGACGGATCTACTGGGTCAAGGCGCCGCCGCTGATCCTCGACCGCAATTACTGGCTCTACAATGACGGCAGCGAAGTGCTGCGGCTGCTGGATCAGCTGAAGCCCGATGTGGTCGAAAATTGCTCGCCCTGGCGCCCCGCATGGTTCGTCGGCGACTGGCAGGGCGATGCACTGAAGGTGTTCTTCGCGCATAACGACAATATGGGTGCCTATCCGCATCGCTGGCTGGAAGGACTTGCCAGCCCCGCGCGGATCGAGCGGATGTTCAGCTGGTACACCCGCTATATGGACAAGTTCCTGGGCAAGTATGACGCGTTCGTCACCAACGGACCTGCGCTGGCCAAGCGCTATCGCAAGCGCGGGCTGCATGTCGATGCAGCGATGCCGCTGGGGATCGACCGCAACCATTTCTCCCCGACCCTGCGCGACGAGGCGTTGCGCGCATCGATGCTCGCCCAGCTCGACCTGCCGCCCGATGGTCATCTGCTGATCGGGCTGGGTCGTCACCACAAGGAAAAGCGCTGGTCGATGGTGATCGACGCGGTGCAGCGTGCCGGGACGACGTTGCCGGTCGGCTTGATGCTGCTGGGTCAGGGGCCACAGAGCGAGGCGCTGGAGCGGCAGATCGGGGGCAACAGCCATATCCGCCTGTTCCGCCCGGTCTATGACCGCGAACGCTTCAGCCGCATCCTGGCGAGCGCCGATGCGCTGATCCATGGATCGGACCAGGAGCCGTTCGGGCTGGTCGCGTGCGAGGCGCTGGCGAGCGGACTGCCGCTGATCGTTCCGGACGAGGGCGGCTGTGCGGAGGTGGCCGATCCGCTGTTCGCCGAAACCTATCGCGCGCGCGATGCGCGATCCTGCGCCGCAGCGATCCGCCGCCTGTTCGCGCGCGAGCCCGCGATCCTGCGTGCGGCGACGCGCCATGCGGCGGGACAGGTGCTGTCCGACCACGACCATGCGGTCGCGCTGATCGAGCTTTATTCCGAACTGCTCGCCGAACGCGCGGGCGGGGTGGAACGCCGCCAAAGAGCGTAG
- a CDS encoding dipeptidyl-peptidase 3 family protein, which translates to MRTIAFAALLLATAACTEAPPAGNDSNATAQAPDYDLAGQKAKLAVVEMQADTSFLTDEERQVVNLLIQASDIMSEIYRTQRDANWRQTRAAVEQQGDALALEMYDRNFGPWDELADLRRFDGEGAMPEGAGFYPTDLTRAEFDAYLAKNPGQKAALTSPYTVVVRDGDKLKAVPYSVAYREPLTRAADLLNRAAAITTNASLKKFLTLRAKAFLTDDYFESELAWMDLKDTPIEIAIGPYEVYTDRLYGQKTAFESFLTLKDPEESAALDKYKTQLRAMEANLPVEEKYKNFQRGFESPIAVAEQIRGGGDNVPGVQTIAFNLPNDERVREAKGAKKVILSNVLGAKYDRILAPMAPLVLVDDQAKRVVKKYMQLGTLFHELSHSLGPGSITVNGRKTTVSAALKDQASALEEAKADVMGAWNILFMMDKGEIPAAEKPQLFATYLAGTFRSMRFGTESAHGHGAAMQYGYLKDKGAFAWDEAAGRYRIDNAKFEAGLRDLLRDMIVLQGNGDYEGTKAFMAKWAVLDDPARRVIASMGSIPVDILPVYPDKV; encoded by the coding sequence ATGCGCACCATCGCTTTCGCCGCCCTGCTTCTCGCTACCGCCGCCTGCACAGAGGCGCCGCCCGCCGGGAACGACTCGAACGCGACTGCCCAGGCGCCGGACTATGACCTTGCCGGGCAGAAAGCGAAACTCGCGGTCGTGGAGATGCAGGCGGATACCAGCTTCCTGACCGATGAGGAGCGGCAGGTCGTCAATCTGCTGATCCAGGCCTCGGACATCATGTCCGAAATCTATCGCACCCAGCGCGACGCCAACTGGCGCCAGACCCGCGCCGCAGTCGAACAACAGGGCGATGCGCTGGCGCTGGAGATGTATGATCGCAATTTCGGGCCGTGGGACGAACTGGCCGATCTGCGCCGCTTCGATGGCGAAGGGGCGATGCCGGAGGGTGCGGGATTCTATCCGACCGACCTGACCCGCGCCGAATTCGATGCCTATCTGGCGAAGAATCCGGGCCAGAAGGCCGCGTTGACCAGCCCCTACACCGTGGTGGTGCGCGACGGGGACAAGCTGAAGGCGGTTCCCTATTCGGTCGCGTATCGGGAGCCGTTGACCCGCGCCGCCGATCTGCTCAACCGGGCGGCGGCGATCACGACCAATGCCAGTCTCAAGAAATTCCTGACGCTGCGCGCCAAGGCGTTCCTGACCGACGATTATTTCGAATCCGAGCTCGCCTGGATGGACCTCAAGGACACGCCGATCGAGATCGCGATCGGGCCGTATGAGGTCTATACCGACCGGCTGTACGGCCAGAAGACCGCGTTCGAGAGCTTCCTGACGCTCAAGGACCCCGAGGAATCGGCGGCGCTCGACAAATACAAGACCCAGCTGCGCGCGATGGAGGCGAACCTTCCGGTCGAGGAAAAGTACAAGAATTTCCAGCGCGGCTTCGAATCGCCGATCGCGGTGGCCGAGCAGATTCGCGGCGGCGGCGACAATGTCCCCGGTGTTCAGACGATCGCCTTCAACCTGCCCAATGACGAGCGAGTGCGTGAGGCGAAGGGCGCGAAGAAGGTAATCCTGTCCAACGTGCTCGGCGCCAAATACGACCGCATCCTCGCGCCCATGGCCCCGCTGGTGCTGGTGGACGACCAGGCGAAGCGCGTAGTGAAGAAGTACATGCAGCTCGGCACGCTGTTCCACGAGCTGTCGCACAGCCTGGGGCCGGGCAGCATCACCGTGAATGGGCGCAAGACCACGGTCAGCGCGGCGCTCAAGGACCAGGCTTCGGCGCTCGAAGAGGCCAAGGCCGATGTGATGGGTGCGTGGAACATCCTGTTCATGATGGACAAGGGCGAGATTCCGGCGGCGGAGAAGCCGCAGCTGTTCGCCACCTATCTCGCCGGTACCTTCCGATCGATGCGCTTCGGCACCGAGTCCGCGCACGGCCATGGCGCGGCGATGCAATATGGCTATCTCAAGGATAAAGGCGCCTTTGCATGGGATGAGGCGGCCGGACGCTATCGCATCGATAATGCGAAGTTCGAAGCGGGGCTGCGCGACCTGCTCCGCGACATGATCGTGCTTCAGGGCAATGGCGATTATGAGGGGACCAAGGCGTTCATGGCGAAATGGGCGGTTCTCGATGATCCGGCCAGGCGCGTGATCGCGTCGATGGGCTCGATCCCGGTCGATATCCTGCCGGTCTATCCCGACAAGGTGTGA
- a CDS encoding CaiB/BaiF CoA transferase family protein, producing the protein MQASGPLAGVRIVELDAIGAVPFAAMLLADLGADVVRVVQPGTSASSIVPTLYRGRYELTLDFRHPAALSELLDLIDRADGVIEGMPPGSADALGLGPDRCRARNPRLVYGRASSWGQDGPMAERPGGDINVLALSGALHAIGTAEAPTVPLNLIGDHAGGGLFLALGMVSAILGAQASGEGRIVDAAASDGVGTLMALTQSLFGSARWIDRREANLIDGGAPFYRCYRCADDRHVAVGAIDPAHFTALCGELGLDARKIPQFDRAGWPQMAREFARRFASRTRDEWVARFPDGAACVTPVLSLAEAARHPHALARRPLSGGPAGGATAPQFVPRARASSPARIATVGEMLGRWND; encoded by the coding sequence GTGCAGGCATCGGGACCACTGGCGGGAGTGCGGATCGTCGAACTGGATGCGATCGGCGCGGTGCCGTTTGCGGCGATGTTGCTCGCCGATCTCGGCGCCGATGTGGTGCGCGTCGTCCAGCCCGGGACGAGCGCGAGCAGCATCGTTCCGACCCTGTATCGCGGACGCTATGAACTGACCCTCGATTTCCGCCACCCGGCTGCGCTTTCCGAATTGCTCGACCTGATCGACCGGGCCGATGGCGTGATCGAGGGGATGCCGCCGGGATCGGCCGATGCTCTGGGGCTGGGGCCGGATCGGTGCCGCGCGCGCAACCCGCGCCTCGTCTATGGCCGGGCGAGCAGCTGGGGCCAGGACGGGCCGATGGCCGAACGGCCCGGGGGCGACATCAATGTCCTGGCGCTCAGCGGCGCGTTGCACGCAATCGGCACTGCCGAAGCGCCGACGGTACCGCTAAACCTGATCGGCGACCATGCAGGCGGCGGGCTGTTCCTGGCGCTGGGGATGGTCAGCGCGATCCTGGGCGCGCAGGCGAGCGGCGAGGGGCGGATCGTCGATGCGGCGGCGAGTGACGGTGTCGGCACATTGATGGCGCTGACCCAAAGCCTGTTCGGATCGGCCCGCTGGATCGATCGGCGGGAGGCCAATCTGATCGACGGCGGCGCGCCATTCTATCGCTGCTATCGCTGCGCCGACGATCGGCATGTTGCAGTCGGGGCGATCGATCCCGCGCATTTTACCGCATTGTGTGGCGAACTTGGTCTCGATGCGCGCAAGATTCCCCAATTCGACCGCGCCGGATGGCCGCAAATGGCGCGCGAGTTTGCCCGCCGCTTCGCAAGCCGCACGCGCGACGAGTGGGTCGCCCGCTTTCCCGACGGCGCTGCCTGCGTGACGCCGGTATTGTCGCTTGCCGAGGCGGCGCGCCATCCCCATGCGTTGGCGCGAAGGCCCTTGTCGGGGGGGCCTGCCGGCGGAGCAACCGCGCCGCAATTCGTCCCCCGCGCGCGTGCGTCCTCACCTGCGCGAATCGCGACGGTCGGCGAGATGCTGGGCCGCTGGAACGATTAG
- a CDS encoding DUF2141 domain-containing protein translates to MIPRFALALLPVPFLLSAAPAFAQILIDADAACTGASPAVRVNVTGLKDRTGRLKLELYPANEDDFLKDDTKLKNEGKFFARIWTPTPQSGPVRLCIRAPRAGRYALLFTHDRDGKNKFNFWRDGAGFASNRKLGRSRPELKEAAISVGPGGTTVTIHAQYLRGLSGFAPYKGD, encoded by the coding sequence ATGATCCCCCGCTTCGCGCTTGCTCTCCTCCCCGTGCCCTTCCTCCTGTCGGCGGCGCCAGCCTTCGCGCAGATCCTGATCGATGCCGATGCGGCGTGTACCGGCGCCAGTCCGGCGGTGCGAGTCAACGTTACCGGGCTCAAGGATCGCACCGGACGGCTCAAGCTCGAACTCTATCCCGCCAATGAGGATGATTTCCTCAAGGACGACACCAAGCTGAAGAATGAGGGCAAGTTCTTCGCCCGCATCTGGACGCCGACGCCGCAATCGGGGCCGGTGCGGCTGTGCATCCGCGCGCCGCGCGCGGGCCGTTACGCGCTGCTGTTCACCCATGATCGCGACGGCAAGAACAAGTTCAACTTCTGGCGCGACGGCGCGGGGTTCGCCAGCAACCGCAAGCTCGGCCGCAGCCGTCCCGAGCTGAAGGAAGCCGCGATCTCGGTCGGTCCCGGCGGCACCACGGTCACCATTCATGCGCAATATCTGCGTGGCCTGTCCGGCTTCGCGCCCTATAAGGGCGATTGA
- a CDS encoding glycosyltransferase: protein MPDQTPSASHILSFAQTLQGGGVERAMLRMADGWARAGRRVTLVIGDAGGALAHELPGGVAVHKLGNPAYRALFGLPALVRELAPDVVFCPGNHYTSAAWWLKRRLRGACPPIAGKMSNALVRPDLPRGAGMAYRAWLRMHPSFLDAVVAMTPAMAGEAVRAMGIRADRLHVIPNPPALPIPGAPQPRLPAGRFILGVGRLAPQKRWDRLIAALPRLIDPAVSLVILGEGEERAALERLVARLGLADRVSMPGHAPDPLPAIARADLVALTSEFEGVPGVVREALAAGTPVVATDSSVAIHELIDSASRGSVVQPGDRARLVAALNHWLMPGRVRPEPLAETGPEPIAAYLDLFDALAAR from the coding sequence ATGCCCGATCAAACGCCCTCTGCCTCGCATATATTGAGCTTTGCTCAGACGCTCCAGGGGGGCGGTGTCGAGCGCGCGATGCTACGCATGGCGGACGGATGGGCGCGCGCCGGGCGGCGGGTTACACTGGTGATCGGCGATGCGGGCGGGGCGCTCGCGCATGAGCTGCCCGGCGGCGTGGCGGTGCATAAGCTTGGCAATCCAGCCTATCGCGCATTGTTCGGCCTGCCTGCGCTGGTGCGCGAGCTGGCGCCGGACGTCGTTTTCTGCCCCGGCAATCATTATACCAGCGCCGCCTGGTGGCTGAAGCGACGGCTGCGTGGTGCCTGCCCGCCAATTGCGGGCAAGATGTCGAACGCGCTCGTGCGGCCCGATCTTCCGCGCGGCGCCGGGATGGCCTATCGCGCGTGGCTGCGGATGCATCCATCCTTTCTCGACGCGGTGGTGGCGATGACCCCGGCGATGGCGGGGGAGGCCGTGCGGGCGATGGGCATCCGCGCCGACCGGCTTCACGTCATCCCCAATCCGCCCGCGCTGCCGATTCCGGGCGCGCCGCAGCCAAGGCTTCCCGCGGGACGCTTCATTCTCGGCGTCGGACGGCTCGCGCCGCAAAAGCGGTGGGACCGGTTGATCGCTGCGCTGCCCCGGCTGATCGACCCGGCGGTCAGCCTCGTCATCCTGGGCGAAGGCGAGGAGCGCGCTGCGCTGGAGCGGCTCGTCGCGCGGCTGGGTCTGGCGGACCGGGTGTCGATGCCGGGCCATGCGCCCGATCCGCTGCCCGCCATCGCACGCGCCGACCTCGTCGCGCTCACCTCCGAGTTCGAGGGCGTTCCGGGCGTCGTGCGCGAGGCGCTGGCCGCCGGCACCCCCGTCGTGGCGACCGATTCGAGCGTCGCGATCCACGAACTGATCGATTCGGCGTCGCGCGGATCGGTGGTTCAGCCGGGGGACCGCGCGCGGCTGGTGGCGGCGCTCAACCACTGGCTGATGCCCGGCAGGGTGCGCCCGGAGCCGCTGGCCGAGACGGGGCCGGAGCCGATTGCCGCCTATCTGGATCTGTTCGACGCGCTGGCAGCCCGGTGA